The window AATGAAGAGTTCAACGCCTTTAATGCCGGTAATGGTAAAGTGATCAATAGAAATTTGACGGATGTGCTCATTTGTCAGAATGAATCGGACCGGAGGTTATTGATCAATACCGTTGATGGAGTAATGTCCACCGGACATGTGATTCGTACTGAGATTGATTTTCTTAGTAAAGACGGGGATACAATACCGGCTTTGATTTCAATCGGACCGATCAAAAATGAGAAAAGTGAGATCAGAGAAGTTGCGTTATTGTTGCAACCGATTCAGAAAACTCGCATTGATTGGTTTGAAGAATCGTTGTCGGCTAATTTTTCAGCAACGTGTGATAGCATCATTCTTAAAGCTAATCCAGCGTTTACTGACCTTTTAGGTTATGGAACCAATGCGGAATTGCGATTCAGCGCTGAAGCAATTCGGAAACAATTTCTTGACTCGCTGATTTCTGAGAAAAAATTACATGGGTATGAACTGCAATTGATCCGAGGGGATCAAAAGCCTGTGTGGGTGGTGGGTAACTTTATAGGAAAGTTTGATCAGGCTGGAAACTTATCCGGTTTTACGGGCTTGCTATCAGACACAACGGAGATGAGACAAATGAAAGATCAATTGCAAAAGTCACAACGCATGTCGTCGATTGGGGCTTTGGCGAGTGGTATTGCTCATGATTTTAATAATTTGCTTATGGCAATGAACGCCAGCATTTATTACATGGAAGCCGATATTCAAAAAGAATCGCCTAACTATAGCCACATCACCGATCTTAAAAAAACAGTTTATCGTGCATCTTTATTGTCAGGACAGATATTAAATTTTGCACGCAACCAGGCATTGGAACTGAAACTGGTAGCCATGGATGATATTATATCAGACTTTACTCTTACGTTGAGGCGGATTATGGACGATCGCATCAGTATTAATATTCAACCCGGTTGTACTGGGAAACTTGTTAATTGTGATCGTTCACAGATCGAGCAAGTACTTTTGAATTTGACAATCAATGCGCGAGATGCCATGCAGTCCGGGGGAAAATTAACGATTCGAACAGCTTGTGAAAAAATTGATGATACATTCTGTGCGACACATCCCGGGGCAAAAGCCGGTGAATTCATTCGCCTGGATGTGGTGGACAGCGGTCAGGGTATTGCTCCCGTGATTCTTGACCGTATATTCGATCCTTTTTTTACAACGAAAGGGATTGGAAGGGGGACGGGAATGGGGCTCTCCATTGTAAACGGAGTCGTGCGTAATCACCACGGATTCATTCATGTGGATAGCACGGTCGGAAGAGGTACGGTATTTTCCGTTTTTCTTCCGTTGGCTGAAGCTGTGCGCACGACTTCTCCCCGGGGGGGGATTTCTCAAAACGTTCAACCGAAAATTACGGTTCTGGTTGTTGATGATAATCAATCTATACGCGATACTCTGGCGTTGATACTTCGCAATAGCGGTTATCAAGTCATCCCGGCAAAAGACGGTGATGAAGCGCTTTCTGTTTATGAAAAATCAAACAAAGAAATTAATTTGATTATTCTGGATGTCAATCTTCCTGGTAAAAATGGCAAAGAGGTTTATAAGGAGATCCGTGAAAAGAATTCATCAATGCCTTTCATCTTTGTTACGGGTTTTGGAATAAATCAATTGGAAGAATTAGCCGGTGAGGGTGTTGCCATGATCCAAAAGCCGTATGAACTCAACTCATTGATCGAGGCGATTAACAGCGTAGTGCCGTTAGATGGTAAGTAGTTATGTCAGCTTCGGTAATCGTATTATTATCCTAGTTCCTTTGTCTTGCTGGCTTTCGATTTGGATAGTGCCCGCGTGTTTTTCGATGATTTCTTTGCAGATAAACAAACCTAAACCCGTTCCATGCCCGCCGGTTTTAGTAGTAAAAAACATCCTGAATATCCGTTCCATATGTTCCGGGGGAATACCTTTTCCTGAATCTTCGATGATAATTTTCATAAAACCTTTTTCGTCGTTCTGATCATAAATTCGAATCGTGCCCTCTGTTTCAATCGCATGAATGGCATTTTGGATAACATTGACCAGCACTTGCTCCAATTGCGATTGGTTGCCATTGATCCAAAGCTCTGTCGCCGATAGGTCAGCCTGTATTGCTACAGTATTTTTCTTCATCAGCGCATGGAAAAGCGCTATTGAATTCTTAATTACGTCTGCCATATTAACACGAGTAAATTGAATAACCTCTGTTTTAGCGAACGAACGAATTTGATTGACTAATTCGAGTACTTGCTGAAGGTATCCTTGCATCATGCCGATTTCTTTGGACGTCACGGGATCTTCAGCAAAACGTTTCCCCATGACTTCACCAATGCCCTTGATCACGCCCAATGGATTGGCAATTCCGTGGATAAGCATGCTGGAAAGCAATCCGATCGTAGAAACTTTATCCATGACCATTGCCTGATTCAGAAATCCCTGTAATTTTTCATTTGCAGCCTTAAGTTCTTTGTTAGTTTTGACGATCATCTGATTCTTTTTGGATAATGCGTCGGCAAAACGAAAAAGCTGCTCCGTGCGCTGCTGTACCAGATTTTCCAGGCCTTCCTTATATTGCTGGTTTTCACTGCGCAGGACGTACATATCATTGGCGCGGCCTACGCCCATGACAACCGAATCGATATTAAAAGGTTTGGTGATATAATCGATGGCGCCTAATTTCATCGCTTCAACCGCCGTTTCCGTTTCGAAAACGGCCGTCACCATGATGACCATCGTATAGGGATGCGACGATTTGATTTTTTTTAAAACGTCGAGACCGTTGGCGCCGGGCATTCGAATATCGAGCAGTATTAGTTGAATGTCATTTTTTTGGAATTCTTGTTCAATTTTGTCAGAATGATCGAGATCGACAACGTGGTATCCTATGTCTCTTAAGACCTGGGTTAGAATTTTTCTCGGGCTGGATTCATCGTCTACGACAAGGACATTTTCAATTCCTTTGATTTCCAAAGGCTCAGGTTTGAGTGTAAAATCGGTCATAACAGATTTTGCCGAAAACGGCATTGAATGGTTTTCCCGCAATCACGAAACGCGCTGACGCGGATGGAATGTCCGTGGCGGTTCAGGATCTGAAAAGCGATCGCCAAGCCCATCTGCAACGGGCCATTGGCATTCGCATCCGAATAGAATGGGATCAAATATTTTTCATAATCATCATCGGCTGCATAAGCGCTGTTGAATGATACCGACAGTTCGATGGTTGGCGCTTCCTGTTTGGTTTGAATAAAAACCCGGTCGCCATGTTTGGCTTCTTTAATATCGTCAATGGCAAATTGCAAAATCTGAAAAATGATATGTTGGACTTCGTTGGTATTGCCTTCGAATGGACTCAACGTTTCATCGAGTTTAAGCTCATAGTCAATGCGATTGTCCGAAAATTGTTTTTTGAAAAAGACGATGGTATTCTGAATACAATGATTCAAGTTAATCGGAACATTCTGGCGGCTCGGACGGGAGAAGTCAAGAAGCCCTGCAACAATATCCCGCGCGCGCTTGGATTCATTGTAAATGTCGTTGATATATTCGGCGATGTCGCCGGTGAGATTTTTTTTAAGAAGGTACTGGCTGAAACCGATAATGCCGGCAAGCGGGTTATTGATTTCATGGGCAACACCCGAGGCTAAGGAGCCGACGGCCGCCAGCCGGGAAACACGAAACAATTCCTCCTGTTGTAAACGTTCTTGTGTAATATCGTGAAGTGTCATTAGATATCCTGAAACCGTCGAACCTTCACGGATGATAGACAGAGTGACTTTGAATAGACGGCTATTAAGCGTGATTTCAAAAGTTACGGGTTCATCCCGGTCCGGATTCAACGAATCAATCCATTCTTTGACCGATGCGCCGCCGAGATAGAGGAGTTTACCGGAGTCTTTGGGACGCGATATCACAGGCAAAATAGTTTTGGCCGAATCGTTTTGCAGTAGAATTGTCAGCTGATCGTCGAGCAATATCACGGCGTCGCGCAGAGTATTAATGATCGTCGCCAGTTGATTGTGCCGGCTTTCAAGCGCGCCTTTTAATTTTTCAATCCGGTCGGAGACTTTCTGCGCGCATAATTGCATCAAAAGCAATGCGTGAGCATTGACGGCTTCATTGGATTGTGGAACGATAATGAGAAGCCCGACGGGATACGATTTGAAAATGATCGGAAAAAGTAACGGGGACGGAAAAGACAATGGAGTGGTGCCAGGAGTACGGTCGACGTCACCGGTAATATCAACCAGCCATTCATCGTTAATGCTCACCGTTTGTTCGCGAAGTTTTGACAACTCCGTTAATCCGATATTCATAGCCGCGTTGACATGATTTTCCGAAATGCCGTCGGCAAAAATTTTGGCAATCGGCCTGTCCGGCCATTGAATAAAAGACAAAGGACGGCCGTCCAATAGCGCTATTCCGAGAGAGGAGCCGGCGAGGCCGGTATTTTGCAGGAGTAAAATGCCGATGAGATTGGATAAAGTTCGTTCGCCGTCGATTGCGCGGGAGAATTCGTTCAGAAAATTCCGGTGTTCATCGCTAAGAGTGTGCCCTTGGGCTGTTTCGTCGGGCATGATTATTCAAGGTTAAATTCTTTGATTTTGGTTAACAGCGTCTTGTAATCGACGTCAAGCATGCGGGAAACTTCACTTTTATTGCCATCGCAAATTTCGAGTGCGCGTTGGATCGCGGTCTTTTCAGCTTCTTTACGGATTTCTTTAAGGCTTTGGAGCGTCGAAGCCGATCCTTCGCCACCGGACAATCTCTGCGCCGTCTGGTAATCGAAGATCAAATGATGGCCGCTGATCTCCGTATCCGCCATCAGTACCGCGCGCCGTATGACATTTTTCAATTCACGCACGTTACCCGGCCAATGGTAGTGAACCAATTGCTCGACGGCGGATTTGGCGATACTGCCAACTTGTTTGTTCAATTCCGAATTGGCTTCGCGGATAAAACGATTGGTCAGGAAGATAATATCTTCTTTACGGTTTCGGAGCGGCGGGAGATAAATTGTAAATTCATTGAGGCGGTAAAAAAGATCCAAGCGGAATTTACCGCTTTTGATCGCCTCTTCGAGGAGCAGGTTGGTTGCGCAAATCACACGGATATTGATATCGATCGCCTGTGTGCCGCCGACGCGCATGATCTTTTTTTCTTGCAGCGCGCGAAGCAATTTACCCTGCGTTTCGATTGGAATGTTGGCGATTTCATCCAGAAACAGCGTTCCGTTTTGCGACGCCTCGAATAAACCGGCTTTACGTTTATCCGCGCCGGTAAAAGCGCCCTTCTCGTAACCGAAAAGCTCGCTCTCGATCAACGTTGACGGAATAGCGCCGCAATCGACGGCAATAAAAGGTTGGGAAGCGCGGTTGCTCATTTCATGAATGGCGCGCGCGATGACTTCTTTGCCGGTACCGCTTTCGCCCTGGATCAGGACGCTAAACAACGTATTGGCGACACGCTCGACGTTGGCGTGAACGCTTTTAATCTCCTGGCTCATGCCCATGATCTGTTCGAGGTTCGAACGGTTTTCAAGCTTTGAGCGGAGTTGCTGTACTTCAAAAACAAGATTGCGGTGTTCGATCGCGCGTTCGACGGTCATGATCAATTCATCCCCCGAACATGGTTTGAGGAGGTAATCGAACGCGCCGCTGCGCATGGCTTCCACCACATTACG of the bacterium genome contains:
- a CDS encoding sigma-54 dependent transcriptional regulator yields the protein MSEDLQRTPMRITLIDDEAGMRYIFTQHLLSGSHSISEFSCGEDFFDALEKMPVETWPEVMLLDLNIPDKMDGLAILKKVKQTIPHVEAIMLTAHGDTRNVVEAMRSGAFDYLLKPCSGDELIMTVERAIEHRNLVFEVQQLRSKLENRSNLEQIMGMSQEIKSVHANVERVANTLFSVLIQGESGTGKEVIARAIHEMSNRASQPFIAVDCGAIPSTLIESELFGYEKGAFTGADKRKAGLFEASQNGTLFLDEIANIPIETQGKLLRALQEKKIMRVGGTQAIDINIRVICATNLLLEEAIKSGKFRLDLFYRLNEFTIYLPPLRNRKEDIIFLTNRFIREANSELNKQVGSIAKSAVEQLVHYHWPGNVRELKNVIRRAVLMADTEISGHHLIFDYQTAQRLSGGEGSASTLQSLKEIRKEAEKTAIQRALEICDGNKSEVSRMLDVDYKTLLTKIKEFNLE
- a CDS encoding response regulator — protein: MKAKNKNQHLQQVEGFATGTHGPFVQVHYINPHRHHEGEFERWTTGLSNLVGFTGGGIVIVQSNQLIVFANEEFNAFNAGNGKVINRNLTDVLICQNESDRRLLINTVDGVMSTGHVIRTEIDFLSKDGDTIPALISIGPIKNEKSEIREVALLLQPIQKTRIDWFEESLSANFSATCDSIILKANPAFTDLLGYGTNAELRFSAEAIRKQFLDSLISEKKLHGYELQLIRGDQKPVWVVGNFIGKFDQAGNLSGFTGLLSDTTEMRQMKDQLQKSQRMSSIGALASGIAHDFNNLLMAMNASIYYMEADIQKESPNYSHITDLKKTVYRASLLSGQILNFARNQALELKLVAMDDIISDFTLTLRRIMDDRISINIQPGCTGKLVNCDRSQIEQVLLNLTINARDAMQSGGKLTIRTACEKIDDTFCATHPGAKAGEFIRLDVVDSGQGIAPVILDRIFDPFFTTKGIGRGTGMGLSIVNGVVRNHHGFIHVDSTVGRGTVFSVFLPLAEAVRTTSPRGGISQNVQPKITVLVVDDNQSIRDTLALILRNSGYQVIPAKDGDEALSVYEKSNKEINLIILDVNLPGKNGKEVYKEIREKNSSMPFIFVTGFGINQLEELAGEGVAMIQKPYELNSLIEAINSVVPLDGK
- a CDS encoding response regulator, with protein sequence MTDFTLKPEPLEIKGIENVLVVDDESSPRKILTQVLRDIGYHVVDLDHSDKIEQEFQKNDIQLILLDIRMPGANGLDVLKKIKSSHPYTMVIMVTAVFETETAVEAMKLGAIDYITKPFNIDSVVMGVGRANDMYVLRSENQQYKEGLENLVQQRTEQLFRFADALSKKNQMIVKTNKELKAANEKLQGFLNQAMVMDKVSTIGLLSSMLIHGIANPLGVIKGIGEVMGKRFAEDPVTSKEIGMMQGYLQQVLELVNQIRSFAKTEVIQFTRVNMADVIKNSIALFHALMKKNTVAIQADLSATELWINGNQSQLEQVLVNVIQNAIHAIETEGTIRIYDQNDEKGFMKIIIEDSGKGIPPEHMERIFRMFFTTKTGGHGTGLGLFICKEIIEKHAGTIQIESQQDKGTRIIIRLPKLT